One part of the Nitrospirota bacterium genome encodes these proteins:
- a CDS encoding DDE transposase: FAWLQWKRRLLIRWEYYATNFLGFVQLACIAMLLKQF; this comes from the coding sequence TTTGCATGGTTGCAATGGAAGCGGCGCTTACTGATTCGCTGGGAATACTACGCCACCAACTTCCTGGGTTTTGTGCAACTCGCTTGCATCGCCATGCTACTCAAGCAATTTTGA